In a genomic window of Oncorhynchus nerka isolate Pitt River unplaced genomic scaffold, Oner_Uvic_2.0 unplaced_scaffold_2217, whole genome shotgun sequence:
- the LOC135567284 gene encoding neuronal acetylcholine receptor subunit alpha-9-I-like: MTMITASTSLTIFIMNIHFCGAEAKPVPHWAKVLIIDYMSKILFVYEVGENCTTPESERTPLYSEEPMSGNSALARNHYHDDLYHDGCYQDDCHRLGPYQYGNGHLQNHLDNSRYANGGHRDDPYSNRSNRNHHSNPSQTSKGEGELDYQAPSRNLQNGGLNEPLPYPKEKHLNPASAPACSCPCPHHKQVVYNIQYIANCFREQRATCAKGAEWKKVAKVMDRFFMWIFFIMVFLMSILIIGKAT, from the exons ATGACGATGATCACGGCCTCGACATCTCTGACCATCTTCATCATGAACATCCATTTCTGTGGTGCAGAGGCCAAGCCTGTTCCTCACTGGGCCAAG gtACTCATCATCGACTACATGTCTAAGATCCTGTTTGTGTACGAGGTGGGAGAGAACTGCACTACaccagagagtgagagaacaCCTCTCTACAGTGAGGAACCAATGTCGGGCAACTCCGCCCTGGCACGGAACCATTACCACGACGACCTCTACCATGACGGCTGTTACCAAGACGACTGCCATCGCCTCGGTCCGTATCAGTACGGCAATGGGCACCTCCAAAATCACCTCGACAACAGTCGCTACGCTAACGGCGGTCACCGCGACGATCCTTACAGTAACCGTAGTAACCGGAACCATCACAGCAACCCGAGCCAGACCTCCAAGGGGGAAGGG GAGCTGGACTATCAGGCACCCTCCAGGAACCTCCAGAATGGTGGGCTGAATGAGCCGCTGCCTTACCCCAAGGAGAAGCACCTCAACCCAGCCTCGGCCCCAGCCTGCTCCTGCCCCTGCCCACACCACAAACAG gTGGTGTATAACATTCAGTACATCGCCAACTGTTTCCGGGAGCAACGGGCCACGTGTGCGAAAGGGGCGGAGTGGAAGAAGGTTGCCAAGGTGATGGACCGGTTCTTCATGTGGATCTTCTTCATCATGGTCTTCCTCATGAGTATCCTCATCATCGGCAAGGCGActtga